The Pyrenophora tritici-repentis strain M4 chromosome 8, whole genome shotgun sequence genome contains a region encoding:
- a CDS encoding NMDAR2-C domain containing protein, whose protein sequence is MPPDSDNIIVQIPEASGNSTNTAIYLENDIQMGIEEDQTPATPTQTQPNPPERLVPIMNKRPALFSPVYDRTAEMSTSKSSWLDSYRLQITDNIEARAQWHVPENGLTGRNPFQKNDSDKPTAKDPEQAIQWARNLILQASIMINSYEEQNKLLELLDVFRDYTEKGRVTNQISDKLSAKLAFHSATLANASEKAAKTLKKATATVAGQNNQTVAVATTTTNTNAPQSYATIAAQPSKNATWTTVAPKKKPTPKKLITHYQIVATLEENQTINPLQARNKINEAFQKAGIAGPVIQLAALSKRNNLILTTTSGYSGEFLLQQSNIWMDLFNIKHAQPLESWTKVIVHNVPTTFEGADTLEILQTEIPTYNKGLQIVGNSYWLTKDWKNKQNSSIVIAFKTEAEAKKLGARIIILGESLRTEKYRT, encoded by the exons ATGCCGCCAGACAGCGACAATATCATAGTGCAGATCCCAGAGGCAAGCGGAAACAGCACTAATACCGCAATCTATCTCGAAAATGATATCCAAATGGGTATAGAAGAGGACCAGACACCagcgaccccaacccaaacTCAACCTAACCCACCTGAACGACTAGTCCCAATCATGAACAAACGACCAGCCCTCTTCTCTCCTGTATACGACAGAAcagcagagatgtcaacaagcaagtcaagctggcttgattcttatcgattgcagatcacagacaatatagaggctcgtgcacagtggcacgtcccagagaatggtct AACAGGAAGAAATCCATTCCAAAAGAATGACTCTGACAAACCAACTGCAAAAGATCCAGAACAGGCAATCCAATGGGCTAGAAACCTGATCCTCCAAGCCTCTATTATGATCAACTCATATGAAGAGCAAAACAAGCTACTCGAACTACTAGACGTATTTAGAGACTACACGGAAAAAGGGAGAGTTACAAACCAGATCTCGGACAAACTATCTGCCAAGCTCGCCTTCCACTCAGCTACTCTAGCAAACGCTTCAGAAAAAGCAGCAAAGACATTAAAGAAGGCAACAGCCACAGTAGCTGGTCAAAACAACCAAacagtagcagtagcaacaacgacaacaaaCACAAATGCTCCCCAATCATACGCAACAATTGCAGCTCAACCATCAAAGAACGCCACTTGGACGACTGTAGCCCCAAAGAAAAAGCCAACGCCTAAGAAACTAATTACGCACTACCAAATAGTTGCAACACTAGAGGAAAACCAAACCATCAACCCGCTCCAAGCACGAAACAAAATCAACGAGGCATTCCAAAAAGCTGGCATTGCAGGACCTGTTATCCAACTAGCAGCTCTTAGTAAGAGAAACAATCTCATACTTACTACTACAAGCGGATACTCTGGAGAATTCCTTCTCCAGCAATCCAACATCTGGATGGATCTCTTTAACATCAAACACGCTCAACCACTAGAATCTTGGACAAAAGTCATAGTCCACAACGTCCCTACAACCTTTGAAGGAGCAGACACGCTAGAAATCCTTCAAACTGAAATCCCTACATATAACAAAGGACTACAAATAGTTGGTAACTCCTACTGGCTTACAAAAGACTGGAAGAACAAGCAAAACAGCTCTATTGTTATTGCTTTTAAAACAGaagctgaagcaaagaaacTAGGAGCGAGGATCATCATCCTTGGAGAGAGCCTCCGTACTGAAAAGTATAGAA CTTAA